From Camelina sativa cultivar DH55 chromosome 7, Cs, whole genome shotgun sequence, one genomic window encodes:
- the LOC104704592 gene encoding putative F-box protein At1g57580 has protein sequence MDSLPWHLLEEILFRIDHRSLAMLQCTNRSLQSHISKNPNFDYEYFSRVRSSLLCVWLVNYVSRFLCYDHIYGSSRSPRRKEIRMKCYILGYSSGLLLLFSYGGLFVVNPLTKKFRLLNSCRINTIPLRRGPQHELGFAVDQIDRTTQSFKIVIINEGSFHWLRRDGSIVAFNPKTEKARLIPIRFPKELCPRTLFTAADNNLALISATEKVTYVYALENIISDPKWVLVKQIPNGVLDVKKLIMWYPEAYDGKCLVLGREVVSKKGYYEKVVHGYEMRANKWEVIGSTFHSVLDFYQFTPSSSSVIGLDDKPEILACDHNKQISHINPIMELINGTSITERKIENLAN, from the exons ATGGACAGCTTACCTTGGCATCTACTCGAAGAGATTCTCTTCAGAATAGACCACAGATCTCTGGCCATGTTGCAATGCACAAATAGATCCCTTCAATCTCATATAtccaaaaaccctaactttgaTTACGAATACTTTTCCCGGGTCAGATCCAGTTTGCTATGCGTTTGGCTAGTAAACTATGTATCCCGTTTTCTCTGCTACGACCACATTTACGGCAGTTCTAGGTCAccgagaagaaaagaaatcagGATGAAGTGTTATATTTTGGGCTATTCCTCTGGCCTTCTTCTACTCTTCTCTTACGGTGGTCTCTTCGTCGTAAATCCTCTCACAAAAAAATTTCGATTGTTGAATAGCTGTAGGATAAATACTATCCCTCTTCGACGAGGTCCTCAACACGAGCTAGGGTTCGCGGTTGATCAGATTGATCGAACCACCCAGAGTTTCAAAATCGTCATTATAAACGAG GGATCTTTTCACTGGTTAAGAAGGGACGGAAGCATCGTAGCTTTCAACcctaaaacagagaaagcaCGACTGATTCCGATCAGATTCCCCAAAGAACTTTGTCCTAGAACGTTGTTCACAGCCGCAGATAATAATTTAGCCTTGATATCGGCGACGGAAAAAGTAACTTACGTTTATGCACTCGAGAACATTATTAGTGATCCCAAGTGGGTCCTCGTAAAACAAATTCCGAACGGAGTACTGGACGTGAAGAAGCTAATTATGTGGTACCCGGAGGCTTACGATGGAAAGTGTTTAGTCTTGGGCCGCGAAGTAGTGTCTAAGAAGGGCTACTATGAGAAAGTGGTTCATGGGTACGAGATGAGAGCTAATAAGTGGGAGGTCATAGGTTCGACTTTCCATTCAGTTCTAGACTTTTATCAGTTTACACCGTCGTCGTCTTCGGTGATAGGTCTTGATGACAAGCCAGAGATATTGGCTTGTGATCATAATAAACAAATCTCCCATATAAACCCCATTATGGAACTAATTAATGGAACCTCTATCACcgaaagaaaaattgaaaacctaGCTAATTAG
- the LOC104701095 gene encoding exosome complex component RRP4 homolog, translating to MRKLQVELPLNQTQKVRFERSIERLQLLSSTTNNSVIVADSINEDAYLLKGHGTSEVDGELLATVCGVVVHVDKLVYVRNLRAKYKPEVNDVVVGRVIEDFEVSQSYWRVELNSTQYGVLKLSSTNMPDAVQKRKRFVDELNMRDIIVEDDVVCWAVIHRDGRLELKALSHKYGKLDNGELLKVDPYLVKKTMSHFHYLESLGIDLILGRNGFIWIGEHSQVKDPNQNIGKEKSYTPLETRQSILRIGNAIRVLSNLGFTMTLEVVMETVNLSNTENIDVHDMLGSEFHVLVTENEAERRR from the exons ATGAGAAAGCTTCAGGTAGAGCTACCATTGAACCAGACGCAGAAGGTCCGGTTTGAGAGATCTATCGAGCGGCTACAATTGTTGTCGTCAACCACAAACAACTCTGTAATCGTTGCCGACTCTATCAACGAAGATGCATACCTCCTTAA gGGACATGGAACCTCCGAGGTAGATGGTGAGTTGCTAGCGACGGTCTGTGGAGTTGTGGTTCATGTGGACAAGCTTGTATATGTACGCAACTTGCGAGCCAAGTACAAACCTGAGGTTAACGATGTAGTGGTAGGACGTGTGATTGAGGACTTTGAG GTCTCTCAAAGCTATTGGAGAGTGGAGCTAAACTCTACTCAATATGGAGTACTAAAGCTTTCTTCCACGAATATGCCTGATGCTGTTCAG AAGCGAAAAAGGTTTGTGGATGAACTCAATATGCGTGATATTATTGTAGAAGATGATGTCGTTTGT TGGGCTGTAATTCACCGTGATGGTAGATTGGAGCTAAAAGCGTTAAGTCACAAGTATGGCAAG CTCGACAACGGAGAGCTACTCAAGGTTGATCCTTACTTGGTTAAGAAAACCATGAGTCACTTTCATTACTTAGAAAGTCTTGGGATCGATTTGATTCTCGGCCGCAACGGCTTCATTTGGATCGGCGAACACTCCCAAGTCAAAGATCCTAACCAGAACATAGGAAAAGAGAAAAGCTATACGCCACTCGAGACTCGACAAAGCATTCTCAGAATTGGGAATGCGATACGGGTCTTGTCTAATCTTGGCTTCACCATGACTCTAGAAGTGGTTATGGAAACTGTTAACTTAAGCAACACGGAGAATATTGACGTACATGACATGCTTGGATCAGAGTTCCACGTTTTGGTCACAGAGAACGAagctgaaagaagaagatga